A genomic region of Herbaspirillum sp. DW155 contains the following coding sequences:
- a CDS encoding response regulator has protein sequence MSFPCIIMIDPSEEAAELARFALWRAGLHCLFRACPDLETARRCLLQGRRVDDGAAPSLILLESDMECGDGLDLLRELRASKHLAEAPVVVFPSYDTEGERAALAAGASEYLPKPVDGEHYARCVVEMVERWCNVDEAAAPLAEDVMREGLAGLPGHPH, from the coding sequence ATGAGTTTTCCCTGCATCATCATGATCGACCCGAGTGAAGAGGCGGCCGAGCTGGCGCGCTTCGCCTTGTGGCGTGCGGGTCTGCATTGCCTCTTTCGCGCCTGTCCGGACCTGGAGACGGCGCGCCGCTGCCTGCTGCAGGGCCGCCGCGTGGACGATGGCGCTGCGCCCAGCCTGATCCTGCTGGAGTCCGACATGGAGTGCGGCGATGGGCTGGACCTCTTGCGTGAGTTGCGCGCCAGCAAGCATCTGGCCGAGGCGCCGGTGGTGGTCTTTCCCTCCTACGATACGGAGGGCGAGCGTGCGGCACTGGCGGCGGGCGCCAGCGAATACCTGCCCAAGCCGGTCGATGGCGAGCACTATGCGCGTTGCGTGGTGGAGATGGTGGAGCGCTGGTGCAATGTCGATGAGGCCGCCGCGCCGCTGGCCGAGGACGTGATGCGCGAGGGGCTGGCCGGTTTGCCGGGACATCCGCATTGA
- a CDS encoding AraC family transcriptional regulator — protein sequence MSDDRKKAYQARFERVLDHIEAHLHAPLEMEQLAAVAHFSRFHFQRQFADFTGVGVARYILLMRLKHASLQLAFQPQRRIIDIALEAGFENPESFTPLPQPAAGDPAWRVADRHLPAIETGARVAALPSVRNFPMPDAAAVL from the coding sequence ATGAGCGACGACCGCAAAAAAGCCTATCAAGCCCGATTCGAGCGCGTGCTCGACCACATCGAGGCGCATCTCCACGCACCGCTGGAGATGGAGCAGCTGGCGGCTGTCGCGCATTTTTCGCGGTTCCATTTCCAGCGGCAATTTGCCGATTTCACCGGCGTCGGGGTGGCGCGCTACATCCTGCTGATGCGCTTGAAGCATGCCAGCCTCCAACTGGCGTTCCAGCCGCAGCGACGCATCATCGACATCGCCCTCGAAGCCGGTTTCGAAAATCCGGAATCCTTCACTCCACTACCTCAACCTGCTGCCGGCGACCCCGCCTGGCGAGTTGCTGACCGACATCTACCTGCCATTGAAACAGGCGCGCGTGTAGCCGCGTTACCGTCTGTCAGGAATTTCCCGATGCCGGACGCGGCGGCTGTCCTGTAA
- the mdeB gene encoding alpha-ketoglutarate dehydrogenase, with protein sequence MSRPSDSDIPRDIDIDAQETQEWLQALQSVLTEAGPERARFLLSRLSAAARQWGVNWRDARNTPYVNTIRPEQEPPFPGGSDAQAIEERIASIMRWNALAMVVRANRAYGELGGHIASYASAADLFEVGFNHFFRARDAQFAGDVVYFQPHSAPGIYARAFLEGALAEEDLAYYRREIEAKRVGRQGLSSYPHPWLMPQFWQFPTGSMGIGPINAIYQARFLRYMEHRGLLQDQGRKVWGVFGDGEMDEPESLAALSLASREKLDNLIFVVNCNLQRLDGPVRGNGHIVDELETLFAGAGWNVIKLLWGSDWDGLFARDKDGELVDALNRTVDGQLQTFAANDGAFNRQHFFGQTPGTRAIGATLTDEEINRLRRGGHDMKKIYSAYQAAARHRGQPTVILAQTKKGYGMGAAGEGKMTTHQQKKLDEESLLQFRDRFKLPLSDAQCRELAFYKPADDSPEMKHLHARRAALGGYLPRRHVGPARRAVPALEAHSRFALEADGKEMSSTMALVRQLGNLLKDKDFGQYVVPIVADEARTFGMANLFRQVGIYSSQGQLYEPEDIGSILYYREARDGQILEEGITEAGAISSWTAAATAYSVHGTPMLPFYIYYSMFGFQRIGDLIWAAADQRARGFLIGATSGRTTLGGEGLQHQDGSSLVTAASIPNCVSYDPAYAYELAVILDEGMRRMMERGDDVFYYLTVTNENEAQPSLPDGVQEGILRGLYCLRRKPGAQVRLLGSGPMLKEAVAAAALLQQHWQIEAEVWSVTSYTELARDGVAAHRKQRLSGTEVEPYVTQQLQGSDTPVIAVSDYIRTLPESIRAFVPASYVTLGTDGFGRSDTRVNLRDFFEVDARWIAYTALCEVWERDRARLDEAARLLGIVTAQSWSNTV encoded by the coding sequence ATGTCCCGCCCCAGCGACAGCGATATCCCGCGCGATATCGACATCGATGCCCAGGAAACCCAGGAATGGCTGCAAGCCCTGCAAAGCGTGCTGACCGAGGCCGGCCCGGAACGTGCGCGCTTCCTGCTCTCGCGGCTGTCGGCGGCGGCCCGGCAATGGGGCGTGAACTGGCGCGATGCGCGCAACACGCCCTACGTCAACACTATCCGGCCTGAACAGGAACCGCCTTTTCCGGGTGGCTCGGATGCGCAGGCCATCGAAGAGCGCATCGCCAGCATCATGCGCTGGAATGCACTGGCCATGGTGGTGCGCGCCAATCGCGCTTATGGCGAGCTGGGCGGGCATATCGCCAGCTATGCCTCGGCGGCGGATCTGTTCGAGGTTGGCTTCAACCACTTCTTCCGCGCCCGCGATGCGCAGTTCGCCGGTGATGTCGTCTACTTCCAGCCGCATTCCGCGCCGGGCATCTATGCACGGGCTTTCCTCGAAGGCGCGCTCGCCGAAGAGGACCTGGCCTACTACCGGCGCGAGATCGAGGCCAAGCGTGTCGGGCGCCAGGGTCTGTCGTCCTATCCGCATCCCTGGCTGATGCCGCAGTTCTGGCAGTTCCCGACCGGCTCCATGGGGATCGGTCCTATCAATGCGATCTACCAGGCGCGCTTCCTGCGCTACATGGAACATCGCGGCCTGTTGCAGGATCAGGGGCGCAAGGTCTGGGGCGTGTTCGGCGATGGCGAGATGGACGAGCCCGAATCGCTGGCTGCGCTCTCGCTGGCCTCGCGCGAGAAGCTGGACAATCTCATCTTCGTGGTCAACTGCAACCTGCAGCGCCTGGATGGACCGGTGCGCGGCAATGGCCACATCGTCGATGAGCTGGAAACGCTCTTTGCCGGGGCTGGTTGGAACGTCATCAAGCTGCTGTGGGGTTCGGACTGGGATGGTCTGTTTGCCCGCGACAAGGACGGCGAACTGGTCGATGCCCTGAACCGTACGGTAGACGGGCAATTGCAGACCTTCGCCGCCAACGATGGCGCCTTCAACCGCCAGCACTTCTTCGGCCAGACCCCGGGTACGCGCGCCATCGGTGCCACGCTCACCGATGAGGAAATCAATCGCCTGCGCCGTGGCGGGCACGACATGAAAAAGATTTACTCGGCCTACCAGGCCGCAGCCCGCCATCGTGGCCAGCCGACGGTGATCCTGGCGCAGACCAAGAAGGGCTACGGCATGGGCGCGGCGGGCGAAGGCAAGATGACCACGCACCAGCAGAAGAAGCTGGATGAAGAAAGCCTGCTGCAATTCCGTGACCGCTTCAAGCTGCCGCTGAGCGATGCGCAATGCCGTGAGCTGGCCTTCTACAAGCCGGCCGATGACAGTCCCGAGATGAAGCACCTGCACGCGCGCCGCGCCGCCCTCGGCGGTTATCTGCCGCGCCGCCATGTGGGGCCCGCCCGGCGCGCCGTGCCGGCACTGGAAGCGCATAGCAGGTTTGCGCTGGAAGCCGATGGCAAGGAAATGTCCTCCACCATGGCCCTGGTGCGGCAGCTCGGCAATCTGTTGAAGGACAAGGATTTCGGCCAGTACGTGGTGCCCATCGTCGCCGATGAGGCGCGTACCTTCGGCATGGCCAACCTGTTCCGCCAGGTCGGCATCTATTCGTCGCAAGGGCAGTTGTATGAGCCGGAGGATATCGGTTCCATCCTCTACTATCGTGAAGCCAGGGACGGGCAGATCCTGGAAGAGGGCATCACCGAAGCCGGTGCGATTTCCTCATGGACGGCTGCGGCGACCGCCTATTCGGTGCATGGCACGCCGATGCTGCCGTTCTACATCTATTACTCGATGTTCGGTTTCCAGCGCATCGGCGACCTGATCTGGGCGGCGGCGGACCAGCGTGCGCGCGGCTTCCTGATCGGCGCCACGTCGGGGCGCACGACCCTGGGTGGCGAGGGCTTGCAGCATCAGGATGGCAGCAGCCTCGTCACGGCGGCATCGATTCCGAATTGCGTTTCGTATGATCCGGCCTATGCCTATGAGCTGGCGGTGATTCTGGATGAGGGCATGCGTCGCATGATGGAGCGCGGCGATGACGTGTTCTACTACCTCACCGTCACCAACGAGAACGAAGCTCAACCCAGTTTGCCGGATGGCGTGCAGGAGGGCATCCTGCGCGGCCTGTACTGCCTGCGCCGCAAGCCGGGGGCGCAGGTGCGGCTGCTGGGTTCCGGTCCGATGTTGAAGGAAGCGGTGGCGGCGGCTGCGCTGCTGCAGCAGCACTGGCAGATCGAGGCCGAGGTGTGGAGCGTGACCAGTTACACCGAACTGGCGCGCGATGGCGTGGCGGCTCACCGGAAGCAGCGCTTGTCGGGAACGGAGGTGGAGCCTTACGTGACGCAGCAGTTGCAGGGCAGCGATACGCCGGTCATTGCGGTGAGCGACTACATCCGCACCTTGCCGGAGAGCATTCGCGCTTTCGTGCCGGCGTCTTATGTGACGCTGGGCACGGACGGGTTTGGGCGCAGCGATACGCGGGTGAATCTGCGTGATTTCTTTGAGGTCGATGCGCGCTGGATTGCTTATACGGCCTTGTGCGAAGTGTGGGAGAGGGACCGGGCGCGGCTGGACGAGGCTGCGCGGCTCCTGGGCATCGTTACCGCACAGTCCTGGTCGAATACAGTCTGA
- a CDS encoding Lrp/AsnC family transcriptional regulator, producing MELDTTDLRILNILQENSSISNLELASRINLSPSPTLARVKRLESEGIISRYVALADPHLLGLKVNVFVKVILERQGAEALAQFETAVSAFDEVMEVYLMTGDEDYLLRIVVPDLLTLEHFIVDHLTKIPGIKNIRSSFALKQIKYKTALPTPKIKTRR from the coding sequence ATGGAACTAGATACCACCGATTTGCGCATCCTGAACATCCTGCAGGAGAACAGTTCGATCAGCAATCTGGAGCTGGCCAGCCGCATCAACCTGTCACCCTCGCCGACTTTGGCCCGTGTGAAGCGTCTGGAATCGGAAGGCATCATCTCGCGCTATGTGGCGCTGGCCGATCCGCACCTGCTGGGCCTGAAGGTGAACGTATTTGTCAAAGTCATCCTGGAACGCCAGGGCGCCGAAGCACTGGCCCAGTTCGAGACGGCGGTGAGCGCCTTCGATGAAGTCATGGAAGTCTACCTGATGACGGGCGACGAGGATTACCTGCTGCGCATCGTGGTGCCGGACCTTTTGACACTGGAACATTTCATCGTCGATCACCTGACCAAGATTCCCGGCATCAAGAACATCCGCTCCAGCTTTGCGCTGAAGCAGATCAAGTACAAGACCGCCCTGCCCACGCCCAAGATCAAGACGCGCCGCTGA
- a CDS encoding CPBP family intramembrane glutamic endopeptidase codes for MSSPILLMLAICAVWLPALPLAGRLSIPAWLPLLVLAVTAGLFNGQLTLIAAAGLALLGMTAWTSTHARSAWQRHILLSVTLLLALLLALHRWPGFHNVLIVPATAITADARPFMLYANIDKGAAGLLLLALLAPRCHAWKEWRSALCMTVPPAAFTIVLVMGLGCLAGMVKPDLKWPEFTPAFLIINLLLTVVAEEAFFRGVIHHRLQRALQKLRGGSSLALLVSASLFAAAHLGGGLIYAALAGVAGLGYGWVFQRTGRIEAAIVLHFVLNAVHFLGFTYPALA; via the coding sequence ATGTCTTCCCCCATTCTGCTGATGCTGGCCATCTGCGCCGTCTGGCTGCCCGCCCTGCCGCTGGCGGGACGGCTGTCCATCCCCGCCTGGCTGCCGCTGCTGGTGCTGGCCGTTACCGCGGGTCTCTTCAATGGCCAACTCACTCTGATCGCCGCAGCCGGGCTCGCCCTGTTGGGGATGACAGCATGGACCAGTACGCATGCGCGCAGCGCATGGCAACGTCATATCCTGCTGAGCGTGACACTGCTGCTCGCCCTGCTGCTGGCATTGCATCGCTGGCCGGGCTTCCACAATGTGCTGATCGTCCCGGCAACGGCCATCACAGCCGATGCGCGGCCCTTCATGCTGTATGCCAATATCGACAAGGGAGCGGCCGGACTGCTGTTGCTGGCCCTGCTCGCGCCGCGCTGCCATGCGTGGAAGGAATGGCGCAGCGCCTTGTGCATGACCGTGCCGCCGGCTGCCTTCACCATCGTCCTGGTGATGGGCTTGGGCTGTCTCGCCGGCATGGTCAAACCCGATCTGAAGTGGCCGGAATTCACGCCGGCGTTCCTCATCATCAATCTGCTGTTGACGGTAGTGGCGGAAGAGGCCTTCTTCCGTGGCGTGATCCATCATCGTCTGCAGCGCGCATTGCAGAAGCTGCGCGGTGGCAGCTCGCTGGCGCTGCTCGTATCGGCATCGCTGTTCGCCGCAGCCCACCTCGGCGGTGGCCTGATCTATGCGGCGCTGGCGGGCGTGGCCGGTCTCGGCTATGGCTGGGTGTTCCAGCGCACGGGGCGCATCGAAGCGGCCATCGTCCTGCACTTCGTGCTCAATGCCGTGCACTTCCTCGGCTTCACCTATCCCGCGCTGGCCTGA
- a CDS encoding DUF6662 family protein codes for MTLSKPIKLLAGLLAGAALLPAHAGEGAFGWLYTLDIQPKGKLEFEQKIDVTHNQSAGSYNWTQYRSALEYGLTNDLQVAGYINAYSINANKNYINPEACNDSVPCTAGFGVPASVSGSTDSFRQRGIDGFSLEAIYRITNPLTSPVGVGVYVEPTYGKLENELETRLILQSNFLDDRLVFAINVLSELEREKYADGVIHNSMLDLLYGMSYRVAPRWTIGLEGRLHTDYDGNFYQSHSQTANFFGPTLHYAEKDWWVTAAWRHQLNGRCYNDGTADCSNGHVSDNHGRDEVMIKFGIPLN; via the coding sequence ATGACACTATCCAAACCGATCAAACTGCTCGCTGGCCTGTTGGCCGGTGCTGCACTGCTTCCTGCCCACGCCGGCGAAGGTGCCTTCGGCTGGCTCTACACGCTGGACATCCAACCCAAAGGCAAACTGGAGTTTGAACAAAAAATCGACGTCACCCACAATCAATCGGCCGGCAGCTACAACTGGACCCAGTATCGTTCAGCGCTGGAGTACGGGCTGACCAATGACCTGCAGGTGGCCGGCTACATCAATGCCTACTCCATCAACGCCAACAAGAACTACATCAATCCGGAAGCCTGCAACGACAGCGTTCCGTGCACCGCCGGCTTCGGCGTACCGGCCTCGGTCAGCGGCAGCACGGACAGTTTCCGCCAGCGCGGCATTGACGGTTTTTCGCTGGAAGCGATCTACCGCATCACCAATCCGCTGACCTCGCCGGTTGGCGTGGGCGTGTATGTCGAACCGACCTACGGCAAGCTGGAAAACGAACTGGAAACCCGCCTGATCTTGCAGAGCAACTTCCTGGATGATCGCCTGGTCTTCGCCATCAACGTGTTGAGCGAACTGGAACGCGAGAAGTATGCCGATGGCGTGATCCACAACTCCATGCTCGACCTCCTGTATGGCATGAGCTACCGCGTGGCGCCGCGCTGGACCATCGGTCTGGAAGGCCGCCTGCACACCGACTACGACGGCAACTTCTACCAGTCGCATTCGCAAACGGCCAACTTCTTCGGTCCGACGCTGCACTATGCGGAGAAAGACTGGTGGGTCACAGCCGCTTGGCGCCATCAGCTCAACGGCCGATGCTATAACGATGGCACAGCCGATTGCTCCAACGGCCATGTCTCGGACAACCATGGCCGCGACGAAGTGATGATCAAGTTCGGTATCCCGCTCAACTGA
- a CDS encoding FAD:protein FMN transferase yields the protein MQTMQQQCRPALGTLVEIAIHEEDLPGSASARESLFASAFAAIAAVEQEMSFHAPQSSLSRLNRTPAGVSLKLPAWTYEVLETAMMLHAATDGQFDCGIAHRLVHSGLLPDHGLRALAHSSLEGLQLEGAQTVTVLRPTCVDLGGIAKGFAVDKAVDALHAAGVSRCRINAGGDIRISGREATDIFIRHPTAPGLAVLLGQLAEGAVATSAPYYSLCEHAGEATCALLDPQGKSLTAPVSYTVLAPTCMIADALTKAVAVCASRAPQRSSPLDAAPPQPFHAGFLAQFQAQAFILHPPLAQQR from the coding sequence ATGCAAACGATGCAGCAACAATGCCGCCCCGCCCTGGGCACGCTGGTCGAGATCGCCATTCATGAAGAAGATCTCCCGGGCAGCGCCAGCGCCCGGGAGTCCCTCTTCGCCAGCGCCTTCGCCGCCATTGCGGCGGTGGAGCAGGAAATGTCATTCCACGCACCACAGAGCAGCCTGTCGCGGCTCAACCGCACCCCTGCTGGCGTCTCGCTGAAGCTGCCGGCCTGGACTTACGAAGTGCTGGAAACGGCCATGATGCTGCATGCCGCCACCGATGGGCAGTTCGACTGCGGCATCGCGCACAGGCTGGTGCACAGCGGCCTGCTGCCCGACCATGGCTTGCGAGCACTGGCGCATTCCAGCCTGGAGGGATTGCAACTGGAAGGCGCGCAGACAGTGACCGTACTGCGACCGACCTGCGTGGACCTGGGCGGCATCGCCAAAGGCTTTGCTGTGGACAAGGCGGTCGACGCCCTGCATGCCGCAGGCGTGTCCCGTTGCCGCATCAACGCAGGCGGCGATATCCGCATCAGCGGCCGGGAGGCAACCGATATCTTCATCCGCCACCCGACCGCACCCGGTCTGGCCGTGCTGCTGGGGCAACTGGCCGAGGGCGCCGTCGCCACCTCCGCGCCCTACTACTCGCTGTGCGAGCATGCAGGCGAAGCCACCTGCGCCCTGCTCGATCCCCAGGGAAAATCGCTCACTGCACCAGTGAGCTACACGGTGCTGGCCCCCACCTGCATGATCGCCGACGCACTGACCAAGGCCGTCGCAGTATGTGCCAGCCGAGCGCCGCAGCGCAGCTCACCACTCGACGCTGCCCCGCCGCAGCCATTCCATGCCGGCTTCCTGGCGCAATTCCAGGCACAGGCCTTCATCCTGCACCCTCCTTTGGCACAGCAACGCTGA
- a CDS encoding FMN-binding protein — protein MKFTPATNLVLALCGSVIPFTVQAKVYSTVEQAQQAMFPGQTLVHRPFLPTPAQQQQLRDISSVSHPFQGNRIWKTANGGWFVIDEVVGKHEMITYAVGIGPDGKIVQIAVLEYHESYGYEVAEASWRSQFIGKTAAAPIKLEKDIQNIGGATLSCKHITDGVRRVMSFYEMVLKSSPA, from the coding sequence ATGAAATTCACTCCTGCAACTAATCTGGTCCTGGCCCTGTGCGGCTCGGTCATCCCGTTCACGGTACAAGCCAAGGTCTACAGCACCGTGGAACAGGCCCAGCAAGCGATGTTCCCCGGGCAGACGCTGGTTCACCGGCCGTTCCTGCCGACGCCGGCGCAACAGCAGCAACTACGCGACATTTCCTCGGTCTCCCATCCCTTCCAGGGTAACCGCATCTGGAAGACCGCCAATGGCGGCTGGTTCGTGATCGACGAAGTGGTCGGCAAGCATGAAATGATCACCTACGCCGTGGGCATTGGCCCGGATGGCAAAATCGTTCAGATCGCCGTGCTGGAATACCATGAGTCCTATGGCTATGAAGTGGCCGAAGCCTCATGGCGCAGCCAATTCATCGGCAAGACGGCCGCCGCGCCAATCAAGCTGGAAAAGGATATCCAGAACATCGGCGGCGCCACCCTGTCCTGCAAGCACATCACCGATGGCGTACGGCGCGTGATGAGCTTCTACGAGATGGTGCTCAAAAGCAGCCCGGCGTGA